From the genome of Tachysurus fulvidraco isolate hzauxx_2018 chromosome 14, HZAU_PFXX_2.0, whole genome shotgun sequence:
acatgcacatCTATGCTGGACTTTAGTAATTTATAGAAACAACATGGACGTGGCTCGTCCTTTCTGTCAACTGTCTTTAGTTGAACCAATTGGGTTGTATAACCATACAAAAGGGTGAAAAGACTTTACTTCTGCGAGTTGCTGTGGTCACTTGATTCTCTGGGCTGAAGTCTTCGTCTCCATGGCCGTTGTTGGGGTGCCCAGTAAATCTTGCTACAGTGAGTAAGTTGGCTTGTGTCTTTATGCCGGGGACACAGAGCTGGAGGAAACGGATGAGGCTTCGGTCTTGGAGGCAGTGGTGGAAGCACCCTCCTCTTCCTCGAAGGGGTTCTTGCCACAGCACAGGGTGGTAATCATGCATTGGCGGAACTGCTTGTTCATGCAGACATAGATGATAGGGTTGAAGCATGAGGAGCTTTTGGCAAAGAAGGCTGGGAGGGTCATGAAGACAGGCCCAAACTCACTGCCCTGATGGGTGAAGATGTACCAAGCCACACTGGCATAGGGCAGCCAAGCAACCAAGTAGCCGATGAACATGATGATGACCATGCGAGTGACCTCACGCTCAGCTCTCTGGGTGGTTTCAGACTCCTGCTGTGCAGCTGCAGCCTCCTTGACAGTGCAGACCAGACGGCCATAGCAGAAGGTGATGATGAAGAGTGGGGTCAAGAAGTGGACCGTGAACATGTAGATGACAAAGGACTCATTGTTGAACCCCTCTGCACGAGTGTAGTAGTCAATTCCACATGAGCACTGCATGCCCTCAGGGATATAACGGGACCAGCCAACCAGGGGGGGCACAGTACAGGCCAATGCCATGACCCAGGTGAATGCTACTCCCATGATGGCATGGTTCTCTCCAAATCTGAAGTTGCTCATGGGTTTGCAAACAACTACCCATCTCTCAATGGAGAGCACGACCAGGCACCAGAGTGAGTTGATACCACCAAAAGTTGCAAAGAAGCCTTCCAGGTTGCAGCCAAGGCGCCCAAAGACGAAGTAGCCATGCATAGATGTGTATACCGTGGTTGTGAAGCCTCCAAACACCATTAACAAGTCAGCAACTGCCAAGTTCAAGAGGATGTAGTTTAGGGGTGTGCGCAGCTTCTTGTGCTCAATGGTGACGTACAGCGTAAGGAAGTTGATTGGGAAGCCGACGATAATGAGGAAGAACATGTAAGCTCCCAGCATGGCGTAAGCCCATGGTGCCACTAGGTAGTACTGAGGATAATCGTATGGACTCTTCACAATGCCGGTGGCATTGGACATGGGCACGTAAAAGAACGGGCCCTCTGTTCCATTCATGGCTGTGGTTGAGTGGTGTGCTGGCCCCTCTGTGCTGGACTTTGGCTACGTCTGAGGGACGATGGTGGAATGAGTCAGGTCTGTGCTACAAATGGACCCTGGGTGTATCCCCATTGCTTTATATTGTACCTGGGATTACCAGTGCGTTCCAAGATGTCAGCAGAATATGATTTAGGCCACAGATAATGAAATAATCCTTTCCACTGCTGCATTGCATTTCTGGTAACTCATCAAGTTATTAAGGCTACCTGTTACTCCAGCAGAGACCCACACCTGCTGACTGGTTAAGTCCAAGTATAATTATCAGCAATAACTttctaatataatttaataaaataaaatataatataatatacactattATATAAGCAACTATATTCCACATAATTTATGAGGGTAAATCTATTGGGACATGTCCAAAATTTGGGCATGTTTTGAGAGAtgtgattttacatttatgatCTAGCCACCAGAGGCATCAatgtattagatttattttagatgaaAGCAGCACTTACTCTTATCTGGTTCTGTATCTAACCTGGACTATGTCAGTTCTACGACAGAGACTACTGAATACATTCATTAAGCATTACGTTTCTTTGAGTCAGCTTAAAACATGATATTGCGGAGATATTATTTTCTCTGAGTAAGACTGTCTAggttgtttatattatataggtCTGGGCAATGCACTGTAGTATATGGACTTTTGTCTCATCAAATAAACACACCCACCTAAgcttattaaattaaatctcacTTGAAAGGTGGAATGTCTTCCTTCAACAAACAGCATACATTTTGAACAAATTTTTTAAGcagtttgaatgtttttttaaagcatgaaTGCACCCAGGCTACCCTTTAGATGTAAAAAGAGCTGGACTGTGGCTTTGAGAGAAAGTGTGCTGGGCTTAGCATCCTTCCAGTAGTGCGTTGCATGGAGAGGATTTAAAGATTAGAAGAATTTTTGCACACTTAAGGGCATTAAGCAGCTTCCTAGGATGTCTCACATTCACCCTTCAGGTCCTTAGAGGATCTGTGCAGGTCTATAGATGCAGAACAGCTATTCTTGAAAGTGATTTCTGCATTTAAACTGTAATGAGTTCAGTAGATAAACTAGAAATTGCTcagtaattattataaataaaacttgtcgatgttttgtttcatttgtaagGTTGAAGTGCAATTGTTACAAAACAGGTTTTTAAGTGATTGTGTAAACAATCTTGAAAATGAAATGTCTAAAcccaaaaattttaaataaatgcatgacaACATTGGTTGAAAGTATAAGCTTTTTATAAACACCACCTTTTAATAAGTGGCTTGATACCACTAGTGGCCACTGTTAGGTCAGTTGCAATTACTACAGAgaagaaaattaataaaagtaaaataaatcagaatttgTTGAAGAAAACATGTAGGATTTgttaaggcttttttttttacatttattacagatATATTTAGATGCAGGTTCTCACCATATTCGTGTTGTAATATGGGTTATTCCACAAGTGAGGAGCCATTTTTGTCCCACTGATTTTACATGTAGGCAAAAGACACAACAATGTTTCtgataaaaaatttttaaacaaataaatttttaaatgaaaaaaaaattacatttttttatttttttattataattttttgctttaattcattaatattgGAGTCTTGATTCATACATTTTAGATTCTGACAAAATTACATTGTGTCTCACAACATTAATCAACACTAATCACATTCATCTGGAATATTTGGAAATCACACTTTTAATGTTTAGTTGCATCATCTGAATATCctaataatctttatttttttaatgatgttgtAATATAGACTGGTACCAAGTACAGGTACTGATTTAAGGTAGAGTCCTGTTATGAAGTTGATATACTGAAAGTAAATTATAAACTTAAATCAATAATATCTGGAAATAAATCATTGCATGCCGTAAAATCCCTAATACAATCCATTAGCATGGATGACAGTGGTTATTTTAATAGATGTATGCTGAAAGCTTacttaaaagatttttttagcaAAGAAACCTGGttgaaaaaatgtattattgaaGAAATACATTATAAGGACAAAAGTATAGACACCTGAGTGTTGATAATCTCATTCAAAAATCATGGGCAATAATATCAAGTTGATCTCACTTTGCCATTATAACATCCTCCACTCATGTCAGAAGGTTTtgtgatttgtgttcattcacaCACAAGGTCATAAGTGGACAGGTGCTGGCATTGGGTGAGGAGGCCTTTTGTGCAGCTGTCATTccaattctaaataaataaataatcaattaaataaaactaaaactgaCACTGAGAGTTCTAAAACAGTtctatatattaaattacagtatatagaatTAAGCAGATTggaattttgtaaaaaaaaaaaaatgtgaagaaaaaaaaatcacaatatttTTAATTGGTCCATGATGTTATCATTTTCATAATGTgaaacatttaaacactttttaataGACACGGTTGGGGAATTTGTGCTTATTATGTATACTATCCTTTCTCAGTAATAGGCGACTACACCAGCTAAATTTCCCAAAGGAATGAGACACGTCACTGTCTGACTGTCCATAAGAatgaagtgtgtctgtgtgtgtttttctctgcatGCCACAGCAACCTGATAATCATTGTTATACTGAGAAGACAAGCACCAGTTGTGATAAACTTGCTGTTCTTTCTTTATcagcagattttattttaaaacgtttttatttctattttatttgtttgtttattttttttttgaaaaacagcTTCTCTTCTCAGCTCaggttaatatttaatattgtttcCTATTTTCACAGATTCACTAAGCAGCTTAAAGAGCAAAATTCCCCTCTACAAGAAAAGCTCTGGACTCTCAGACAGACACCATTATTATCCTTACTGTCATACTGTGTGGCAATTTATTCAGACACCAGCAGAGGGCTCTGTTGGCTGCATAGAGCTAAAGTGTAATAAGGATCAAATATTCAAGCTCACATAACCAATAGAAAGCTATACTGTTAAATGTATGGATTGGTaaacatataatttttttaataacaaatggTTTATATTCCTTATTTTATGCACCGTATTCCGTCTTTGTTATCGTTATTTTGACAATTACTAATAATGATCTGCAACAGCAGTGCCCAATCACAAGATGTGGCGCCTGCTGCTTTGCACAGCTTAATGTTTTCCTTCATTCAACACACCTGATTTGACTTATGAAGCATTTGGTAATTAGCTGATGAGCTGAATCAGATGCATTTGTTTGAGTATGGAAAATATCAAACTACACAACCCAGTGGGTGAAACCATAGGGATCTCTTATTAATGTTTAGTTCctggggttttgttttttttgttttttgttttttttttcttttcttttcatttcctgCATAACCTTTGCCTTGTCCTTGCCATCTGATCGTTGTAACATTCTGTGGCTAGCTTGTTCATGCCAGAGGTTAGCACTGGCACTGGGATCCCTCTGATTCTACTGCTGTTTAATTCCAAAGAAAATACTACCAATTTGTGCAGATTCCTTTgtataaaacaaattttttCTTATAAATATCACACTACTGTGAAAATGACGCTTATGAAAAGATTTCATTGTCTGATATCACCTTTATCCAAACATGCTGccagtgtttatttatattcGTGTTCCAGTCTGTTACTGTAACCTGCACTAGCCCACACATTTGCGCACATGCATTGGTTCATAAGACCACGTGATAATGAATGTGAATGCTCAAGCTCGCTATTCCTGTGCCACAATTTGCATTTTGGTTGAATCATTTACATACTGCAGTATCAGTGCACCTGCGTGGTGACACTAATAACCCCTGTGTCTGGTTTCCATGGCTCTGAGGGGAGGCCGAGCTTTGTTCTAAGGTGTACTAAGGAGGCTTCCTCTTGTGCTGAGCCAGGGCTGGGGTTTAATCACTCCCCTCTTCCgtccctaaacacacactataagaAAGAACCTGACCCCTTTACTTCCTTCCCAATCAGCACCTTAAGGTCGAGCAGCTGTAGAATCAGACTATAACCCTCTAATAATGGACAAAGTAAGGCAGTGTTCTGTCAAGGCTCAGCATGCTGCAGAAAATTAATCACGCAGGCAATGTTCCTGAAGGGTCTGACTCACTGCTGAAAAATGGTGTTATTTTGTTCCTGGAGGTTTGATtatgatatgtgtgtgttcataaatTCATACTGGTTGCTGTGTACATGTGCTACTTCTTGTTGGTGATAGTGCTGCAGTGGGTCTCTTACCCTCTTGTGCACCAGAAATGGGGCTAACGGTGAACAAAGATTTGTGCCATTGTAAGTTCCATGTATAAGTTgaattatctctctctctctctctctctctctctctctctctctctctctctctctctctctctctctctctctctccaggcatggataaaaaaaagttcaattcCTTCAATTATGTTCTTCCTTAAATATATAGGAGGTCACCATCAACAAGTGAAAACACTGGGCACTACAATAAAATTACCAAGAACCAAATGTTCCTCTAAAATTCACAAAGGGACTAGATAACATCTTGTCTCTCACAGGGAATCTCTCAGTCTACAGTGAAGCTCATGCCCAAACTATAGTCACAAGCACCTCAATTTTAATGTGAAAgcattttttatgttaaaaaaaatgaaatgacaaatgCTAGAGAACCCTCAGTGAACAAGCAGTAGGTCAAAGttcacaggcagacacagaatAACGTTTAAACACAAAAGTACTAAACCAGTAACACTGCATGTCTCAAACAAACTTGTAGCCTGTATGGTGAAATAGAGTATATAAACCTGGAATTTGTGGCAGGTCTATCGCATTTTAAATCCTTCTTGTTATTTTCAAGGTGAGAAGAGATCTGTTGATTTCACAAGTTCTTATATTCGGtgaatacagtaaataattcaTCACCTCTACCCAATGGCACCTCTGCTGTAAAGCCAACTTTGACAGTCTGATTGCCAAAAGAAAGTTAtggcatgtacagtacagtagtgttCATCAAAATATGGACAGTGACACagtttttgtaattttgtgCACCAACAGGGCAGAtgtaattgaatttaattaaactttaatctttaatttaaGGGTTTTTGCGATAATATTTCATTAACTATTTAGGAATTACAGGATTTTTTACACAGTCGAtccatattcacagattcactAGGTGCAAATCATTTGCAGTACATGCCTAAAGTATGGAACTTATGGACATCAACAAATGCTGAATTTCCTCCATTTTGCCATGCTTTTACTACAACTGCCATCATTTGCTGGTTGTTTGTAGGTGTTTTTGCTTTCAGTAAGTGAAAAACATACTCAGTCAGGTTAAGGTCATGACTGACTTGACCATTTAAGAACATTCGATTTCTTTTCCGTAAAAGCTCTTAGGTTGCTTTCATggtatgttttgggtcattatcTATCTTTACTAGGAAGCATAATCCTATTAGTTTTGCAGAATTTGACTGAATTTGAGCAGAAAGCACAGCTCTATACACTTCAGAATTTATCCTGTTACTTCagcagtcacatcatcaatgACCCAGTTCCATTGGCAGCCATTCATGCCCATGCCACTGCCTCCATTATGACTGACAGATGACGTGGTATTCTTTGAATCATGAGCCATTCTATTCTTTCTCTGTACTCTTCTGTTCCCATCATTTTGGTATCATTCTGGTAAGTTAATCTTGGTTTCATCTGTTCCTCAATCTTGTCACAAAACTAGAcaggcttttatttttatgttttctagCAAAGCTTAGTCTGGTCTTTCTATACATTAGTGTCACAGGTGGTTTAAATTTTGAGGTGAACTCTATAACAATAATGAAGGCATCTGTTGATAGTAGACTTTGATAATGATCTGCACACCTCCTCAAAAGTGGGCTTGAATTGATTACATGTTGTGAGGAAACATTTCTATGATCAATCACTTTATTTGTCATCCGTGGTCTTCCTTTCATTGACGCTAGACACACTAGCGCATTGTTGATTTGGCCATGTCTAAACTTTTAGTTATCTATCTAATACTGTAAgcctgtttgtttttcagactAATAATGACCTCATTCACTTGCATTGACACAGATTTGGACCGCGAATGAAGAGTTACCCTGGACAGCTACCCAATGCAAATTCAACACATGGAATCAACTCCagaacatttatttctttaatttgtcATGAAATAACAGGGAAACAGACCACACCTTGCCATGAAACTGCATtcaattaaacaattaatttGAGTTTTTAACAATACTTATTTACTATTAATTGTGGTGGTGTAAAGAGGTAAAATTATGATTATTGTGTCTCTGTCCAATTACTCAATGGCTATATATCACTAGAAAACTATAATGTTGTAAGTGAGTATAATGTAAGCGAGTAGTATACATCAGTTGAACACCCTTTTCTACTGATGTATGTTAAGGACACTCAAGATGAACTCACCTAGGAGATTGTTGTGCAATGTAAAGCATGAGTcatctatatatgtatatttactgtatgatagATGTGTCTAACATGCCACAGTCTCCATGCTTTACGAAAGCTTGGACTATCTGAGGGGGCACTGACAAAGCCATATGACATTATCAAGTATTCATAGTGTATAGAAGTCATGCTAAAAGCATCTTTATCTGTAGATCTCTGATTTTAATGAGGTTATAAGTGGAGTTTTGTGATCCtagatgttttgttttgagGACACAATAATCCATACTCTTTTGGGAGGTATTCCAGTGCTGGGGTGTTAATCCACACTTTGCACAGATATGGAGTCACTGGTTATAATGGGATGTGTATTAAAAATGTCATGGCACCAAGAGGACTATGCTATAATTCCTTCTTCAAAACAGAAAATCTGGAGCCATATCAACATGGTTACTGTGAGAttttggttattattattacaaagaGAGATGTATTGTTTTAACTATGTAGGGTGCTTGTGATTATGTCTAGGGGAATCATTTGATGCTTGCTGAATTTCGTGCCATCTTATTTACCATTTAGAGCTTGGATGGATGTGGAGTCTAAGAAGTTTCTAGATTGTTGCATATCAATGAGAATGTAGTCTGTGATAGGGAAGTATGACTATTATATAAAATGGTTTAACTGAGATGGTACAGAGCATACTAACTGCAACATCAAACTCTGTCCTGAATGAAGAGCTTTTCAGCAGGTCAGATGAATCATTGAGCATGTGATGTAATGCCTGTTCACAGTAGAAACACCATTTTATAGGCTTTTCTGACGTTCTTGGCCAGTGAGCTTAGTGTGACTGATCTGCATGGGTGTGCAAGTGTGTGAAATTCCAGGGTGAATTTGGCTGCAGTGCAAAATTCTTGTCTTTAAGCACTCTATCTTTTCTGACAGGCAGGTGATCAAACACTTTGCAGAACAACTAAAAGAAAACAGTCCAAAAGGACTGAAcaatttacttacatttattgGTGGCCCAGTGTAGCACCATCTTGTCTTTGTCTTCCATCTGATGAGCGAAAAAGCTTCACGTTTGGTTGGGTTCCTATCATATTTGAGAGGCTATTAGAGGTCTGAAGTGGGAAGCTGGCATAGTTGTAACAGGGTTTGCTCAGCACTGAGCTGTGATGACTTGGTATAGATAATTGAAACCTACTGAATCCATGTTTGCATTTATGTCTTCTGTCATTAAGAACAGACAGACGAACACAAGTCCATGCTTagagttttattaaaatgtcttcTGGAAAAACAAACTAGAGTATCATGCCAAAATATTCCACCATAAGCATGCAGTAGGTCAAGTGATCAGCAAAGAAGTAGAAAATAGGTTACAAGCAGAAATCAAGGAGACATATGAACACACATAAAACCAGAGAAATGATCCAGCTGTGCTCAGTAATGTCAGATAGAGTAATGTCACAAAGTGTGATCAGGAAGAGGTCTTCACACTGATTGCTTGTCAGCTTATCTCAAGGTGTGGGTTAATGAAAAACAGGCATTCACAATCACAAGCCTGGTGATTAGAAACAAGAATCAGAGACTTGTAAGCCTTGCTTCAGCTGCCATAGGCAGAGGATTTTGTGAGATTGTGTTTGTTAGTGCAGGCACTGGTTTATTTTTACAGGTCCTTTTAGACTGATATGATGGTATCGGATGccacaaaaaaatttaaatgtaaggCCAATGGATGATCCATTACTGGATGATGGCCAGTAAGACCCTTTAAAAGCAGTCAACATCACAGCATTTGCAATTCTATTTGTTTCTACAGGAGTATAATAAAGTGATAAAGAGAGAGTCATCGCATTGCATGCCCTGTTGATTTTAAATATCAACTGGTTGCTCTGGGGGATGCATGGTGGCTTAGCACATTTGCTTTGTACCACTAGGGTTGTGGGTTTATGTGTTTGTCGatattgcatgttctccctggtGTTTCAGGGTTTCCTCTgcgtactccagtttcctccccagcCTTATGCCCCAAGGCAAAGCCACGAGTAAATCTTGCCCTAATCACGGGTGTGCAAGAATTTGTAGTTAAAATGTAACCCAATGATTTTAAAcatgtgtatttaaaatataaccCAACATGCAGACTTTGTAAAGATGGCACTGAGACAATTATGAGACGTAGCATAT
Proteins encoded in this window:
- the LOC113656331 gene encoding rhodopsin → MNGTEGPFFYVPMSNATGIVKSPYDYPQYYLVAPWAYAMLGAYMFFLIIVGFPINFLTLYVTIEHKKLRTPLNYILLNLAVADLLMVFGGFTTTVYTSMHGYFVFGRLGCNLEGFFATFGGINSLWCLVVLSIERWVVVCKPMSNFRFGENHAIMGVAFTWVMALACTVPPLVGWSRYIPEGMQCSCGIDYYTRAEGFNNESFVIYMFTVHFLTPLFIITFCYGRLVCTVKEAAAAQQESETTQRAEREVTRMVIIMFIGYLVAWLPYASVAWYIFTHQGSEFGPVFMTLPAFFAKSSSCFNPIIYVCMNKQFRQCMITTLCCGKNPFEEEEGASTTASKTEASSVSSSSVSPA